A window of the Sphingomonas piscis genome harbors these coding sequences:
- a CDS encoding serine hydrolase domain-containing protein, with the protein MTRSILLLLSAIGLAMPASAHDAPVVRYTPYSLTTAAAPEEAGFDSQRLRRLRDYVGAMVDKGVFAGATTLLARRGKIVTFDTFGRQEVGGTPMRRDTIFRIYSMTKPITGVALMMLFEEGKFRLDDPISMHLPEFKDLKVITGFDGAGRPILEDAKRPPTIRELMDHNAGYGYGLSADSPTDKLYRANAALVAPSMDEFVRRASRLPLIFQPGSDYSYSLSVDIQGALVAKLSGRRFGDFLEQRLFRPLKMTDTAFFVPRDKLGRLAGFYNGVKDGKIQPAATVFGWPKPDSTVRPGFESGGAGLYSTTMDYARFCQMLLNGGELDGVRILSPATVALMSRNHLPDAVLAKGSGGFSRAQGFGLDVQVVADPVRQGGLMGEGTYSWGGAAGTWFWVDPTNEVIFVGMVQRFDYWQPDHPNRMASPLVYQALVRP; encoded by the coding sequence ATGACCCGCAGCATCCTGCTTCTGCTATCAGCGATCGGCCTTGCTATGCCAGCGTCGGCGCACGACGCGCCAGTGGTCCGCTACACACCTTATTCGCTGACCACGGCAGCGGCGCCTGAAGAAGCCGGCTTCGACTCGCAGAGATTGCGACGGCTGCGTGACTATGTTGGGGCAATGGTCGACAAGGGCGTGTTCGCCGGCGCGACCACCCTGCTGGCGCGCCGCGGCAAGATCGTCACCTTCGACACGTTCGGGCGGCAGGAAGTGGGCGGGACGCCGATGCGGCGCGACACCATCTTCCGCATCTATTCGATGACGAAACCGATCACCGGCGTCGCGCTGATGATGCTGTTCGAGGAAGGCAAGTTCCGCCTCGACGATCCGATCAGCATGCACCTGCCGGAATTCAAGGATCTGAAGGTCATCACCGGCTTCGATGGTGCAGGTCGGCCGATCCTGGAAGATGCCAAGCGGCCGCCGACGATCCGCGAGCTGATGGATCATAACGCCGGCTACGGTTACGGGCTTTCCGCCGACAGTCCGACCGACAAATTGTACCGCGCCAATGCCGCGCTGGTGGCGCCAAGCATGGATGAGTTCGTCCGCCGCGCGTCACGGCTGCCGCTGATCTTCCAACCGGGAAGCGACTACAGCTACTCTCTGTCGGTTGACATCCAGGGCGCGTTGGTCGCCAAACTGTCGGGCAGGCGCTTCGGTGACTTCCTGGAGCAGCGGCTGTTCCGGCCGCTCAAGATGACGGACACCGCTTTCTTCGTGCCGCGCGACAAACTTGGCCGGCTGGCGGGCTTCTACAATGGGGTGAAGGACGGGAAGATCCAGCCGGCAGCGACCGTGTTCGGCTGGCCCAAGCCCGATTCGACGGTGCGTCCCGGCTTCGAGTCCGGCGGCGCCGGGCTCTATTCGACGACGATGGATTATGCCCGCTTCTGCCAGATGCTGCTGAACGGCGGCGAGCTGGACGGGGTTCGCATCCTGTCGCCCGCTACCGTTGCGCTGATGAGCCGCAATCACCTCCCGGACGCGGTGCTTGCCAAGGGCTCGGGCGGGTTCAGCCGGGCGCAGGGCTTCGGGCTCGACGTTCAGGTAGTCGCGGATCCCGTTCGCCAGGGCGGACTGATGGGCGAGGGGACCTACAGCTGGGGCGGCGCGGCGGGCACCTGGTTCTGGGTCGATCCGACCAACGAGGTGATCTTTGTCGGCATGGTCCAGCGCTTCGATTATTGGCAGCCCGACCACCCGAACCGTATGGCGTCGCCGCTCGTTTATCAGGCATTGGTCAGACCTTAA
- a CDS encoding IlvD/Edd family dehydratase, which translates to MTDTPKLRSRAWFDNPDNIDMTALYLERYLNYGLSLEELRSGKPIIGIAQTGSDLSPCNRHHLVLSQRVREGIREAGGIAIEFPIHNIQETGKRPTPGLDRNLTYLTLVETVFGYPIDGVVLTIGCDKTTPACLMGAATVNIPAIALSVGPMLNGWHKGERTGSGTIVWKARQMLAAGEIDDMEFIRLVASSAPSTGWCNTMGTATTMNSLAEALGMSLPGSAAIPAPYRDRQENAYRTGLRIVEMVKEDLRPDKIMTRDAFINAIVVNSAIGGSTNAPIHLQAIARHMGVELDVTDWQKFGLDVPLLVNLQPAGEYLGEDYYRAGGVPAVVAELMRNGLIREDALTVNGKSIGDNCRDVEIEDPKVIKTFADPLQNKAGFLVLTGNLFNSAVMKTSVISEEFRDRYLNNPDDPDAFEGPVVVFDGPEDYHHKIDDPSLEITDRTLLVMRGAGAVGYPGAAEVVNMRAPDYLIKAGVTSLPCIGDGRQSGTSGSPSILNASPEAAVGGGLALLRTGDIVRIDLRQGRADIKISDEELAQRRRDLEAAGGYKYPASQTPWQEIQRSLVGQLESGAILEGAEKYQRIDQTMGLPRDSH; encoded by the coding sequence ATGACCGACACGCCCAAGCTCCGCAGCCGCGCCTGGTTCGACAACCCGGACAATATCGACATGACCGCGCTCTACCTGGAGCGCTACCTGAACTACGGACTGTCTCTCGAGGAGCTTCGAAGCGGCAAGCCGATCATCGGCATAGCGCAAACCGGAAGCGACCTCAGCCCGTGTAACCGGCATCACCTGGTGCTGTCGCAGCGGGTGCGCGAGGGCATCCGCGAAGCGGGCGGGATCGCGATCGAATTTCCGATCCACAACATTCAGGAAACGGGCAAGCGCCCGACGCCTGGGCTGGACCGTAATCTTACCTATCTGACGTTGGTCGAAACTGTGTTCGGTTACCCGATCGACGGCGTGGTGCTGACGATCGGCTGCGACAAGACGACGCCCGCCTGCCTGATGGGCGCGGCGACCGTGAACATCCCCGCGATCGCCTTGTCGGTCGGGCCGATGCTGAACGGCTGGCACAAGGGCGAGCGGACCGGGTCGGGCACCATCGTCTGGAAAGCGCGGCAGATGCTTGCGGCCGGCGAGATCGACGACATGGAATTCATCCGCCTGGTGGCTTCGTCGGCACCGTCGACCGGCTGGTGCAACACGATGGGCACTGCGACGACCATGAACAGCCTGGCGGAAGCGCTAGGCATGTCGTTGCCCGGGTCGGCCGCGATCCCCGCGCCTTACCGCGACCGCCAGGAAAATGCGTATCGTACCGGCCTTCGGATCGTCGAGATGGTCAAGGAGGATTTGCGTCCCGACAAGATCATGACCCGCGATGCGTTCATCAACGCGATCGTGGTCAATTCGGCGATCGGCGGGTCCACCAACGCGCCCATCCACTTGCAAGCGATCGCGCGCCACATGGGCGTCGAGCTTGATGTCACCGACTGGCAGAAGTTCGGGCTGGACGTGCCACTGCTCGTGAACCTGCAGCCGGCGGGCGAATATCTCGGGGAAGATTACTACCGCGCCGGTGGCGTCCCGGCAGTGGTCGCGGAACTGATGCGCAACGGGCTGATCCGTGAGGATGCGCTGACGGTGAACGGCAAGTCGATCGGCGACAACTGCCGTGACGTCGAGATCGAGGATCCCAAGGTCATCAAGACCTTCGCCGATCCGCTGCAGAACAAGGCCGGCTTCCTGGTGCTGACCGGCAACCTGTTCAATTCGGCGGTGATGAAGACCAGCGTGATCTCCGAGGAGTTCCGCGACCGCTACCTCAACAATCCCGACGATCCCGATGCATTCGAAGGTCCCGTGGTCGTGTTCGACGGACCCGAGGATTACCACCACAAGATCGACGATCCGTCGCTCGAAATTACCGACCGCACCTTGCTGGTGATGCGCGGGGCCGGCGCGGTCGGCTATCCGGGCGCGGCTGAAGTCGTGAACATGCGGGCGCCGGACTACCTCATCAAGGCAGGCGTGACCTCGTTGCCCTGCATTGGCGACGGGCGGCAGTCGGGAACGTCTGGGTCGCCCTCGATCCTCAACGCCTCGCCGGAAGCGGCGGTCGGCGGCGGGCTGGCCCTGTTGAGGACGGGCGACATCGTCCGCATCGACCTTCGCCAGGGACGCGCCGACATCAAGATCTCCGACGAGGAGCTGGCGCAGCGTCGCCGCGATCTCGAGGCGGCGGGCGGCTACAAATATCCTGCTTCGCAGACCCCGTGGCAGGAAATCCAGCGCTCGCTGGTTGGCCAGCTGGAAAGCGGCGCAATTCTGGAAGGCGCGGAAAAATATCAGCGCATCGACCAGACCATGGGCCTGCCGCGCGACAGCCATTAG
- a CDS encoding retropepsin-like aspartic protease family protein — protein sequence MQKLVLLILGGSVAVGALMPADPTAQRPASPAGARIGTAPPLLTVEPGLEQDQSQQARHVVQTGTGAVTLERAGDGHFYAEAQVNGMPIRFLIDTGATGIALTREDAQRAQVQLDPRMDEIVGTGASGDVKGQFVTLDRVSLGPKDVQGVDAAVLSGGRQSLLGQSFLAEFGSVSIEGDRMVLR from the coding sequence ATGCAGAAGCTCGTTCTCCTGATCCTCGGCGGCAGCGTTGCCGTTGGTGCGCTGATGCCTGCCGACCCGACGGCCCAGCGTCCGGCAAGTCCGGCAGGTGCGCGCATCGGGACGGCGCCACCCCTGCTGACTGTCGAGCCCGGACTTGAGCAGGACCAGAGTCAGCAGGCGCGTCACGTGGTTCAGACGGGCACCGGTGCCGTAACTCTGGAGCGTGCGGGCGACGGCCACTTCTATGCAGAGGCGCAGGTCAACGGCATGCCCATCCGCTTCCTGATCGACACGGGTGCGACCGGCATCGCGCTGACCCGGGAAGACGCGCAGCGTGCCCAGGTCCAGCTTGACCCGCGAATGGACGAGATTGTCGGAACGGGCGCATCCGGCGACGTGAAGGGCCAATTCGTGACCCTGGACCGCGTGAGCCTCGGACCCAAGGACGTTCAGGGCGTCGACGCCGCAGTGCTGAGCGGCGGCCGTCAGTCACTGCTCGGACAGAGCTTCCTTGCGGAATTCGGATCGGTCTCGATCGAAGGCGACAGGATGGTGCTGCGCTAG
- a CDS encoding DMT family transporter: MTPARHDSLTAFLVGMSGIALFSGMDAVMKGLVLAIGTFATMFWRNLIGIGLSGSFYLRPGMPAPSASTLRLHIARGVLSTLMGFLFFWALGRVPLAQAIALSFIAPLIALFLAAALLHEEVGRRTVIASLAAFAGVVVIFVGQARADLGREALLGSLAVLGSAVCYAVNIIMMRKQSLVASPAEAAFFQATVVTATLACFIPIAGIAVPPLNQWPWLVLAAILAVASSSLLTWAYARAEASYLAATEYTAFLWASLFGWLIYREAVSLFTVAGAALIVGGCIAGARRPGESAPRLEAAI; encoded by the coding sequence GTGACTCCGGCAAGACATGACTCGCTGACCGCCTTTCTGGTTGGAATGAGCGGCATCGCGCTCTTTTCCGGCATGGATGCCGTGATGAAGGGGCTGGTTCTCGCGATCGGCACCTTTGCCACCATGTTCTGGCGCAACCTCATCGGGATCGGGTTGTCCGGCTCCTTTTACCTGCGCCCGGGGATGCCGGCGCCGTCGGCATCGACGCTTCGACTGCACATTGCGCGCGGCGTCCTAAGCACGCTGATGGGTTTTCTGTTCTTCTGGGCGCTTGGGCGGGTGCCGCTGGCGCAGGCCATTGCCTTGTCCTTTATCGCACCCTTGATCGCACTCTTTCTCGCGGCGGCACTTCTGCATGAAGAGGTTGGTCGCCGAACGGTGATCGCCTCGCTCGCGGCCTTCGCAGGCGTGGTCGTGATCTTCGTTGGTCAAGCCCGTGCCGACCTCGGGCGCGAAGCGTTGCTCGGGTCGCTGGCCGTGCTCGGATCGGCCGTCTGTTACGCGGTCAACATCATCATGATGCGCAAGCAGAGCCTTGTCGCGTCGCCTGCGGAAGCCGCATTCTTCCAAGCCACCGTGGTGACTGCGACACTCGCTTGTTTCATCCCGATCGCCGGCATCGCCGTCCCGCCGTTGAACCAGTGGCCTTGGCTGGTTCTAGCCGCCATTCTTGCGGTTGCCTCCTCGTCGCTCCTGACCTGGGCCTATGCGCGGGCGGAGGCCAGCTATCTGGCGGCAACGGAATATACGGCGTTTCTTTGGGCCTCCCTGTTCGGCTGGCTTATCTATCGTGAGGCGGTGTCGCTATTCACGGTCGCCGGTGCGGCGCTGATCGTTGGTGGCTGCATCGCCGGCGCACGACGCCCCGGTGAATCTGCACCCAGACTGGAGGCTGCAATCTAA
- a CDS encoding DMT family transporter, with the protein MAWLLLMIGGLFEVGFTTSLRFVEGFRNLPWTLAFLVSVTISMALLEIASRSIPMGTAYAVWGGIGAVGTVIVGMIWFGEPATTIRLLLIITIVAAIGALRVTG; encoded by the coding sequence ATGGCCTGGTTATTGCTGATGATCGGCGGACTGTTCGAGGTGGGCTTCACCACGAGCCTTCGCTTCGTCGAGGGCTTTCGCAACCTGCCATGGACCCTGGCATTTCTCGTATCGGTGACAATCAGCATGGCCCTGCTGGAGATTGCGTCGCGGTCGATCCCGATGGGCACGGCTTACGCCGTGTGGGGCGGCATCGGTGCGGTCGGAACCGTGATCGTCGGCATGATCTGGTTCGGGGAGCCGGCGACGACGATCCGGCTCCTCCTCATCATCACCATCGTCGCCGCGATCGGCGCGCTGCGAGTTACCGGCTGA
- a CDS encoding amidase, with product MTGRLLFSLLGSASLGACVAVPPPEPPAMPVAGVATWNTPLSTETEAALQRIAELDPAIGSVIAVDPTAVEQASRIAAAGLKGPLAGKPVLIKDNIEVAGPLPTTAGSLALANNVTNRDAPLVTRLRTAGAVILGKTNLSEWANIRSSRSISGWSAVGGQTRNPYALDRNSCGSSSGSGAAVAAGLARYAIGTETDGSITCPASINGIVGLKPTVGLVSRTHIIPISASQDTAGPMTTTVREAAELLTAIAGSDPADPATREADSRKRDYAAGLDPNALAGKRIGVMRFASGFGTDALLEAALTVLKARGATLVEIKEFDDKAIGGNEFSVLLTELKAGLNDYLKSSPAPIPVRTLADVIAFNKAHAATEMPLFAQETFEQAEETKGLSDPEYKKARETSFRAAGPNGIDRLLKTHRLDALVGPTMPPAWKIDAVNGDQISGGGAGSLAAVSGYPHLTVPMGQVRGLPVGLSFLGPKWSEAMLLSLGYAYEQTRGPLPGPRFLRFIEESPEVAPHLRPAVSR from the coding sequence ATGACGGGACGGTTGCTTTTCTCTTTGCTCGGTTCGGCGAGTTTAGGCGCTTGCGTCGCCGTTCCGCCACCCGAACCGCCCGCCATGCCTGTCGCCGGCGTCGCTACTTGGAACACACCGCTTTCCACGGAGACCGAGGCCGCGTTGCAGCGCATCGCCGAGTTGGACCCGGCGATCGGCTCGGTGATCGCCGTCGATCCAACTGCGGTTGAACAGGCCAGCCGCATCGCCGCGGCGGGGCTGAAGGGACCGCTTGCCGGCAAGCCGGTGCTGATCAAGGACAATATTGAGGTTGCCGGCCCTTTGCCGACCACGGCGGGTAGCCTCGCACTGGCGAACAACGTGACCAATCGCGATGCGCCGCTGGTCACGCGGCTTCGGACCGCAGGTGCGGTGATCCTCGGCAAGACCAACCTCAGCGAATGGGCCAACATCCGCTCTTCACGTTCGATCTCCGGCTGGAGCGCGGTCGGGGGCCAGACCCGCAATCCCTACGCACTGGACCGAAACAGCTGCGGCTCGTCGAGCGGGAGCGGCGCCGCCGTCGCCGCAGGCCTGGCCCGCTACGCCATCGGTACGGAAACGGATGGCTCCATCACCTGCCCGGCGTCGATCAACGGCATCGTAGGCCTGAAGCCGACCGTCGGTCTCGTCAGCCGAACGCATATCATCCCGATCAGCGCCAGCCAGGACACGGCCGGGCCGATGACGACGACTGTGCGCGAAGCCGCGGAGCTTCTGACTGCAATCGCCGGCAGCGATCCTGCCGATCCCGCAACCCGCGAGGCGGACTCGCGAAAGCGGGACTATGCCGCCGGTCTCGACCCGAATGCCCTTGCGGGCAAGCGCATCGGCGTCATGCGCTTCGCCTCGGGCTTCGGTACCGACGCATTGCTGGAAGCGGCGCTGACCGTGCTCAAGGCACGGGGCGCAACGCTGGTGGAGATCAAGGAGTTCGACGACAAGGCCATTGGCGGCAATGAATTCAGCGTTCTGCTCACCGAGCTGAAAGCCGGCCTCAACGATTACCTGAAAAGCAGCCCGGCTCCCATTCCGGTCCGCACGCTCGCCGACGTGATCGCCTTCAACAAGGCACATGCCGCCACGGAGATGCCGCTGTTTGCACAGGAGACGTTCGAGCAGGCGGAGGAAACCAAGGGCCTATCGGATCCCGAGTACAAAAAGGCGCGCGAGACGAGCTTCCGCGCCGCCGGTCCAAACGGGATCGACCGTCTGCTGAAGACGCACCGGCTTGACGCGCTGGTAGGTCCGACCATGCCGCCGGCATGGAAGATCGACGCCGTCAACGGTGACCAGATCTCGGGCGGCGGCGCGGGCAGCCTGGCGGCGGTTTCCGGCTATCCGCACCTTACTGTGCCGATGGGTCAGGTGAGAGGCCTTCCCGTCGGGCTCAGCTTCCTCGGCCCGAAGTGGAGCGAGGCGATGCTCCTGTCGCTCGGCTATGCCTATGAACAGACGCGCGGGCCGCTTCCGGGTCCTCGCTTCCTGCGCTTCATTGAGGAATCGCCGGAGGTGGCGCCCCACTTGCGCCCGGCGGTCAGCCGGTAA
- a CDS encoding TonB-dependent receptor plug domain-containing protein produces the protein MTDTKRLLIGALLAGVSLVPHTAAAQTSGSSSQPAPSTGMQGAPPVAAVEDEDAVAEDEIVVIGRRDPNAVIGDIPAENQLSPADIRATGATSVTELLEAIAPQTASSRGRGGGQPVILLNGRRTSGFREVRDLPPEAILRVDILPEEVALKYGYRADQRVVNFVLRPRFRSTTAQIEGGVPTAGGYTESEADLTRLMIGENSRTTINLHAERSGALLESEREIAFETDSSDEVDPRGFRTLTGPRRLVRATGTLNRNLIKDVSSTFSGQVQYSDGQSLLGPSLFSIGDPLARDTDTLSGEAGFAFNGNKDRWRWSLTGEYSLSRSNTDTDRENVALGLVSDRARTITRNGEIDLLLNGPLVSLPAGTGNVSLRVGADTQSLDGKATRFGVTSETDLGRREVDASVNVDLPIARRDEFLGAIGNLTLNANAEVERLSDFGTLTTWGAGAYWSPIREVNLITSFTQEEGAPSLAQLGNPILSTPNSRIFDFVTGRDATVELISGGNPDLDSDRRRVFKFGGTIKPLEGTDLELRADYTHSKVRNPISNFPGITAAIEAAFPDRFTRDADGNLIRADLRPVNTESYERSEIRWGFNFSKPLTSARPSQAQIEQFRRRAAESGQPLPPFPQGGGGGAGPTGGRGADRAGGGGGGFGRGGGGGGFGGFGGGRQGGRLQLSVFHTVLLKDTALIAEGLPALDYLGGFAPEGGLGRPQHRIEANGGYFNNGLGFRLAANWQSGSLVTGGQSGTLRFSPLTKVNANLFANLGQRFDLVAKYPWLRGTQVRLSVDNIFDSKQNVRDGLRLIPINYQPDLLDPQGRVVKLSLRKQFLPPPSFFRRNGGQQPGEGSRAAPAPQPAPPTTGPAAAAPPAGG, from the coding sequence ATGACTGATACGAAACGGCTTCTCATCGGAGCATTGCTGGCGGGCGTCAGCCTCGTTCCGCACACAGCGGCAGCGCAAACCTCGGGTTCTTCTTCGCAACCGGCGCCGAGCACTGGTATGCAGGGCGCGCCCCCAGTCGCAGCCGTCGAAGATGAAGATGCTGTGGCAGAGGATGAAATCGTCGTCATCGGCCGCCGTGACCCGAATGCGGTGATCGGCGACATCCCGGCGGAAAATCAACTCAGCCCCGCCGACATCCGTGCAACGGGCGCGACAAGTGTTACCGAGTTGCTGGAGGCAATCGCCCCGCAGACCGCAAGCTCGCGTGGGCGAGGCGGCGGCCAGCCCGTCATCCTGCTCAACGGCAGGCGCACATCGGGTTTCCGCGAGGTTCGCGACCTTCCACCGGAAGCGATCCTGCGGGTCGACATTCTGCCCGAAGAAGTGGCGCTGAAATATGGCTATCGCGCGGACCAGCGCGTCGTGAACTTCGTTCTTCGCCCCCGCTTCCGCTCGACCACCGCACAGATCGAGGGCGGTGTTCCGACGGCTGGCGGATATACAGAGAGTGAGGCCGACCTCACTCGCCTGATGATTGGCGAGAATAGCCGTACGACCATCAACCTTCATGCCGAGCGCAGCGGCGCCTTGTTGGAAAGCGAACGAGAAATCGCCTTCGAGACGGACAGCAGCGACGAGGTCGATCCTCGAGGCTTTCGCACCCTAACCGGGCCGCGTCGATTAGTGCGCGCAACCGGCACCTTGAACCGAAACCTCATCAAGGACGTGTCATCGACATTCTCCGGTCAGGTGCAATATTCGGACGGGCAGTCGCTGCTTGGTCCTTCGCTTTTCTCCATCGGCGACCCGCTGGCGCGCGACACCGATACTTTGTCCGGCGAGGCCGGATTCGCGTTCAACGGCAACAAGGACCGGTGGCGTTGGTCGCTGACCGGCGAATATTCGCTTTCACGTTCGAACACCGACACCGACCGAGAAAATGTGGCGCTCGGTCTGGTGAGTGACCGGGCGCGGACGATCACGCGGAATGGCGAGATCGACCTGCTACTGAACGGGCCGCTGGTGAGCCTGCCCGCCGGAACCGGAAACGTCAGCCTTCGTGTCGGCGCCGATACACAGAGCCTGGATGGCAAGGCGACGCGGTTCGGGGTCACAAGCGAAACGGATCTGGGCAGGCGTGAAGTCGATGCGTCGGTCAACGTCGATCTTCCGATTGCCCGCCGCGACGAGTTCCTAGGCGCGATCGGCAACCTGACACTCAACGCCAATGCCGAGGTGGAGCGGTTGAGCGACTTCGGCACGCTGACGACCTGGGGCGCTGGCGCTTACTGGTCGCCGATCCGTGAGGTCAACCTGATCACCTCCTTCACCCAGGAAGAAGGCGCGCCGAGCCTGGCGCAGCTCGGCAACCCCATTCTGTCCACGCCCAACTCGCGAATCTTCGACTTCGTGACCGGGCGCGATGCGACGGTGGAGCTGATCAGCGGCGGCAACCCGGATTTGGACTCCGACCGACGGCGCGTCTTCAAATTCGGTGGCACGATCAAGCCGCTGGAAGGGACGGATCTCGAGCTTAGGGCGGATTACACGCACTCGAAAGTTCGCAATCCCATCTCGAACTTTCCCGGGATCACGGCAGCGATCGAGGCTGCCTTCCCCGACCGGTTCACCCGTGATGCCGACGGCAATCTGATCCGCGCCGATCTGCGGCCGGTGAATACGGAAAGCTATGAGCGGAGCGAGATCCGCTGGGGGTTCAACTTCTCCAAGCCGCTGACCTCAGCCAGGCCGTCGCAAGCCCAGATCGAGCAGTTTCGCCGCCGCGCGGCGGAGAGCGGTCAGCCGTTGCCTCCATTCCCGCAAGGGGGCGGTGGAGGCGCCGGTCCGACCGGCGGCCGCGGTGCGGACCGTGCAGGCGGCGGTGGCGGTGGCTTCGGACGCGGCGGCGGAGGCGGCGGGTTCGGCGGCTTTGGCGGTGGGCGCCAGGGCGGGCGGTTGCAGCTGTCCGTGTTTCATACCGTTCTGCTGAAGGACACGGCGTTGATCGCCGAAGGTCTTCCCGCGCTGGACTATCTTGGTGGCTTCGCGCCGGAAGGCGGGCTTGGCCGGCCGCAGCATCGAATCGAAGCCAACGGCGGCTACTTCAACAACGGGCTAGGCTTCCGCCTCGCCGCGAATTGGCAGAGCGGCAGCCTCGTGACCGGCGGGCAATCGGGAACGCTTCGCTTCAGCCCGCTGACAAAGGTGAACGCCAACCTGTTCGCCAACCTCGGGCAGCGCTTCGACCTGGTCGCGAAGTATCCGTGGCTGCGGGGAACGCAGGTTCGACTCTCCGTCGACAACATCTTCGACAGCAAGCAGAACGTCCGGGATGGGCTTCGGCTGATCCCGATCAATTATCAGCCCGATCTGCTCGACCCCCAGGGCCGGGTAGTTAAGCTGTCGCTGCGCAAGCAGTTCCTGCCGCCGCCGAGCTTCTTCCGTCGGAACGGCGGGCAACAGCCGGGCGAAGGCAGCCGGGCAGCCCCGGCGCCGCAGCCCGCCCCGCCGACGACGGGGCCTGCGGCCGCAGCACCACCGGCCGGCGGCTAA
- the ppa gene encoding inorganic diphosphatase encodes MNLDLVPAGSNPPESVNVVIEVPIGGEPIKYELDKHSGAIFVDRILHTPMRYPANYGFIPHTLGDDGDPLDCLVMARWPFMPGCVVRARPIAVLFLEDEAGGDEKLLAVPEVKTSPYYADVHEGTDLPQIVQDQIAHFFTHYKDLEPEKWVRVGHWGGREDALKVIRDGLERASNKA; translated from the coding sequence ATGAACCTGGACCTTGTCCCGGCGGGATCGAACCCGCCGGAAAGCGTGAATGTCGTCATCGAAGTGCCGATCGGCGGTGAGCCGATCAAATATGAGCTCGACAAGCATTCGGGGGCGATCTTCGTCGATCGTATCCTTCACACGCCGATGCGGTATCCGGCAAACTACGGCTTCATCCCGCACACCCTGGGCGACGATGGCGATCCGCTCGACTGCCTGGTGATGGCCCGCTGGCCGTTCATGCCGGGTTGCGTCGTTCGCGCTCGCCCCATCGCCGTGCTCTTCCTTGAGGACGAGGCCGGGGGCGACGAGAAATTGCTGGCCGTGCCGGAAGTGAAGACGTCACCTTATTACGCGGACGTTCACGAAGGCACCGACCTGCCGCAGATCGTGCAGGACCAGATCGCCCACTTCTTCACCCACTATAAGGACCTGGAGCCGGAAAAGTGGGTGCGCGTCGGGCACTGGGGCGGGCGTGAAGACGCCCTGAAGGTCATCCGCGACGGGCTCGAACGGGCGTCGAACAAAGCTTAG